Part of the Candidatus Brocadia sinica JPN1 genome, GTTGGTCGAATCAGGATTCATCAGCCGGAAGCAGAAGGAGGCTAATGAATCATATATAATATTGAGGTAAGACAATGAAGACATCAGTAAGTGATCGGGGGCAAGTGGTTATCCCAAAAAAGATACGGGAGACAATCAAAAGAATTAGAGATTTCTTTAATTTTATCACATGTGTATCGTAAAATATAACGCCTGTTGTTTCTTCTTTGTGAACAAAAATCCATTCCCTAAAGTCCTTGTTTTCTGTTAAAAGTAGTGCCTGAGTATGATTTCACAAAATTTGACGAAAGGGTATCCTCCTCTCATGCTCTACGTTCTCTTCTTTTTACAAAAGGCTTTTAATTTATCGGGGGGAAATGTATTAATTACGTTCTTTGCCTCCAGCCATCCCCTGCGCGCTATTCCCACGCCCAATTCAATCATCCACATCTGATCCAGATGGTGGGCATCCGTACTAATTGAAATCATGGCTCCTGTCTCCTTGGCCTTTCTGCAATTGATGTCGTTCAGGTCGAGGCGGTCATAAAAACAATTAATCTCAAGGGCTGTACCCGTCTCTGCGCAGGCCTCTATGACCTTATCCAGATCTACTTCATATCCCTCACGCTTACTGATCAGGCGTCCTGTGGGATGGGCAATGATATTCACATACGGATTGCGAATTGCTGCAATCATTCGCTCGGTGATTTTTTCTTTTCCCTGTTTAAACCCGCTATGGATGGAGGCTACAACAAGGTCAAGTTTTTCTAATATTTTGTCTGGAAAGTCCAATGACCCATCGGCCTTGATGTCCACCTCTGTTGCCTTAAGCAAGGTAAAACCTTTAAATTTTTTATTGAGTTTATCGATCTCCTCAATCTCTTCAAGCAGTTCATCATCTTTCAGACCATTCGCCACATGAAGCGACTTTGAGTGATCAGAGACCACAAGATATTTATAGCCCATCTTCATAGCATGCCTTGCCATCTCTTCGAAAGTAGGAATACCGTCACTCCAATTAGAGTGATTATGGAGATCTCCCTTTATATCGGAAATCTCGATGAGTTTTGGCAATTTTCCCGCCTGGGCAGCCTCAATCTCCCCCCTGTTTTCACGCAACTCGGGCGGTATCCAATCCATACCTAAAATCTTGTAGATATCGTCTTCTAACTGCCCGCCGATTTTTTTGTCTCCCTTGAAAATGCCATACTCACTGATCTTTAATCCCTTCTTCTTGGCGATCTCACGGAGGTGGATATTGTGCTCCTTTGAACCGGTAAAGTACTGCAACGCCGCACCAAACTCATCTTCACGAACAACCCGTAAATCTACCTGCACACCCTCCTCTACACGCACGCTTCCCTTGGTATCACCTGCCGCCAATATCTGCGTTACCCCCCGCATATTCACAAAAGATTTGATAATTTCCGTACCTTCTGTACCAGAAACGAGGATATCGATGTCTCCAATTGTTTCCTTCATCCTTCGCAACGAGCCCGCCGCCTGGATGTCCCTGATCTGGGGATTATGCCTCAACCCTTCTATAATCCTTTTCACAACAGGATACGCCATTCCAATGGATATACGCTGCTGACTCGTCTTGAACAACTCAATTCCCTTAACTATGTTTTCAATTTTCTTATCACCGATCCCAAATAACCCTTGTAATTTATCCTCTTGTAAGGCTTTCTCAAGGTCGTTCAAACTGGCTATACCTAATTCCCTGTTTAACATGGCCACGGTTTTTGGGCCCAAACCAGGTATCTGCATGAGGGCAACCGTTTCTTCAGAAACGCCCTTCATTACTTCCTCATATTTAGACATCTTTCCTGTGTTTATATATTCAACAATCTTTTCGGCCGTACCCTCTCCTATACCGGGGATATCTGTCAATTTTTCTGCCCTTGCGAGATCCTCTATATCCCCGGTTAAATCACCAATTACCCGAGCGGCCTTCCGGTAAGAATTTATGCGGAAAGTATTCTCCCCTTTAAGCTCCAACACATTGGCAATCCGTTCAAATAATGCCGCAATCTCGTGATTTTTCACTTAAGGAATACTCCTGATCTTTTCACTACCAGACAAAAGAATTCAATGGATTTTTTTAAGCGTCCAGACCATGAACAGCCGCATTCAGCCTGACACCTGTTCCTGACAGGTGAGGGCTGATCACCGAACGTCCCTGAGAATATCTGATTACACCAGAGGATTATACCAACAACCGTAAAACACATCAAATTTTATTTATTGACATGCACACGACACTTTCGCATAATCTAAACGTTTTAAAAAATTTGATTAATAATTTCGGCCACTAAGGGGCAAAAAACACGAAGCTATGAACTCTTTGTGCCATTGTATCTTTGTAGCAAAAAAGGATTTTCGCAAAAAGGAGATGATACGAAATGGGTGAACAGGTGATTGGTATTATTGGAGGCAGCGGTCTTTATAATATTGAAGGAATTGAGGGTGTAAAATCTGTATCGATCGATACACCCTTTGGCAAGCCTTCCGATAGTTTTACCATAGGTTCCCTGGAAGGTTGCCAAGTGGCTTTTCTGCCGCGGCACGGTAAGGGACATACGATCTTACCATCAGAACTTAACTTCAGGGCCAATATTTACGGGATGAAAAAACTGGGCGTGGAACACATCATTGCCGTTAGCGCCGTGGGAAGTATGAAGGAGGAAATCCAGCCCCTCGATATCGTTATTCCAGACCAGTTTTTTGACAGGACACGAGGCAGGATCAGCACGTTCTTTGGTGAGGGGATTGTGGGTCACGTAAGTTTTGCTGATCCGGTATGCGGGGTGCTTGCTGATACATTGTTCAATGCCGCTAAATCAATAGGTGTCCGTGTACACAAGGGCGGTACCTATCTTTGCATGGAAGGTCCCTTATTCTCTACCCGTGCAGAATCGAACGTATACCGGCAGTGGGGAGTCAGTGTTATTGGTATGACGAATCTTCAGGAGGCAAAGCTGTCGCGAGAGGCAGAGATCTGTTATAGCACCCTGGCCATGGCTACGGATTATGACTGCTGGCATGTAAGCGAGGAGGCAGTAACACTGGAAATGATCATTGGAAATTTAAATAAAAACGCCGAAACTGCAAAACGGATTCTTAAGGAGGCCATTCCAAAAATTGACAAAAAAAGGACGTGTTCCTGTGCAACGGCAGTACAAAATGCCATTGTAACCCACAAAGACCTTATTCCAGAAAATACCAGGAAGAAACTCGAAATTATCTTTGGTAGATATCTCAGATAGTCTCTATTGCATTAGAGAAAAGCTTGCTAAAAATTTTTGAAGGGGAGAACATCACATTACTATAAACTTTTGAGCATGATTCCCGCCCCAAATCTCCCCGTTTCCGTGTTCTGGTGGCGGTATGAAAAAAATAGTGTATGATTACAATGAGTACACATCTGTGCAACTTCTATATTCCCCCTGGGGATACCCATTTGCATCAGTTGAGTCTTGTTTGCCTCCCATAAATCGAAATAACCCTTACCATCAGGAGTTCTGTTATTAATATAGCCTTTCTCATTATGAAAGGCCTCCTCAATTTGAACGATAGTTTCATGGCCGATCTCATAACAACACGGACCGATGGAAGGGCCAATTCCCACAAGAATATCTTGAGGCGAACAATTGAATTTTTCCCGCAATATCTTCACCGTGTTGTATGCTACCATGCGAACCGTTCCCCTCCATCCTGCATGGGCAACTCCAATTACCTTTTTCTTCGCGTCAAAGAATAAAATAGGAACGCAATCGGCCTGGAGAACCACAAGGCAGATATTGGAAGTGCCAGTCACCATAGCGTCAGTGGCGCTTATTGCTGTGTCATAATGAAATGCGCCACTGCCTATTAACTCCTTGGGTACGATTTTTACATTACAGCCATGGACTTGCTGTGCGATGGTAAAATTACTCAGGGGAATTTCAAGGGCTGAGGCGAGCCTCTTGCGGTTCTTGAGCACTAGTTCCGGATTATCACCAACATGAAATCCCAAATTGAGTGAATCATACGGTGGATTACTAAGGCCACCATTTTTCGTGGATACAAAATGGCAGATTTCTCCGTATTTTAGCAGATGCTGAAAAAACCATAGCGGTAATGAGTTTATACTTTTTGCGATCATGTATTGAAACACTATTATGATAAAAAACAAGGGCGTTGAGTTCATAAAACTCAACGCCCTCTTTTACACGAATAGTATGATGTAATCAACAAAATACTAGACGGCCTTTTCACCTCTTTCGCCTGTACGGATACGGAGCACATCCTCGACTGGAGAGATGAAAATCTTCCCGTCGCCGATGCTCCCTGTCTGGGATTCCTTTGTAATACACTGAACAATTTTTTCTACTTCATCATCAGAAACAACCATCTCAATCTTCACCTTCGACAACAAATCAACCCTGAATGTCCTTCCACGCCATTGCTCGGTTATTCCTCGCTGGGCGCCATGTCCTTTTACATCGGTGACGGTCATACCAGGATAGCCTAATTCTTCCAACGCGTCCTTGACAATGGATAGTCGCTCTGGTCTTATTATTGCCTCAATTTTTTTCATGTACAAACCTCCTTCATAATTTTAATGCCCTAATTTCTGCTGCAACAAGTCGGGTCATTTTGTTCTAAGTATAACAGGACAATAAATAATTACGTGCTTTCGGTTTCGTAATAGTGGTAAGCAATTTCTTTGTGTTGAGAAATATCCATACCAGCAATTTCTTCCGATTCGCTTGGCCTCAAACCAACGGTTGCATTTACAAACCAGCCTAATAGCGTTGTTATACCAAAAGACCATGCCCATGCGGCCAGGATACCAATCCACTGTTTTCCGATGATAGCAACGTTGCCGTAAATTAGACCATCAACCCCGAGAGGGTTTACGGATGTGCTACAAAAGATCCCGGTAGCAAATGCACCCCAGGTTCCGCCCATAGCATGCACCCCAATTACGTCAAGGGCATCATCATATCCCAAAGCCTTTTTCATCTTTGTTACACAATAGAAGCAAATCAGCCCTCCACCAACACCTATTGCAATTGATGCCATAGGGCCAACAAAACCAGAGGCCGGTGTAATGGCAACCAGACCCGCTACGGCGCCAGAACAAGCGCCAAGGATCGTTGGTTTCTTATGATGTATCCATTCCAGCACAGACCAGGTAAATCCCGCGGCTGCCGCTGAAGTATTGGTGACTACAAACGCGCTTGCAGCAAGGCCATCGGCAGCAACTGCGCTTCCGGCATTAAAGCCGAACCAGCCAAACCACAGCAAACCAGTACCCAACATCATAAACGGCAAATTATGGGGAGGTTTTATTTCTTTCGGGAACCCTTTCCGTTTCCCCACAAGCATCATCAGGGCGGCACCTGAGGCGCCAGAACAAATGTGAACCACGGTTCCACCTGCAAAATCCAATGAACCAAGCTTTAATAGCCAGCCATCAGCTGCCCAGACCCAATGCGCCATAGGTGCATAAACTGCTCCCGTCCATAAAAGGACTAATAATAGCCAGCCATTAAATTTAAACCGTTCAGCAAAGGTACCCGTCATCAGTGCAGGGGTAATAATAGCAAACATACATTGAAATATCATGAAAGTTAAATGAGGTATTGTTGTTGCATAGAGGTCACTTGGCGCCTGCCCAACAGCGCCTGCCCCCAACCCACACCATTGGAGACCGCCAATAAACCACGACCCCGGAGCGAAAGACAGACTATATCCCCAAAGTACCCATTGCACACTTACGATGCACATGACAATAAAGCTCAACCACATCGTATTTACCATATTTTTCGCCCTTACCATCCCCCCGTAAAACAAGGCAAGGCCGGGCGTCATAATCAAAACCAATGCCGCCGATGTGAGCATCCATGCATTATTACCCTTATCGATTTCCGGTACATCAGCTGCCAACGCATTTGATGCAAATAGCATTATCATCGACAATGCAAAAATCGATGAAATGCCTAAAAAGGCCCCTTTTCTCATAAACCTCTCCTTCTTAAAGTTATAAATAAACTCCTCACCACAAAACCGCATACAAAGTGACACCATGAAACAAACGGTTTTCCACCGGATGAAACAACCACTTCATAAAGCTGAATTATTTCATCCTACCACCCCCTTCCTCTAAAAAACTTAGTTTTCGCACGGTCTAAGCTTTATTTCCCACAGGTAACCAGCCAGACTATCCATGTCTTTTTGCAGAAAGAGAGAAGGCTCTTTTTCCTTCATTCGGTCAACGACGCTCTTACATCTCCGTTTTGAGTATAATAACGATACGTCCGATATCTTTAACGGGTTGTGACAGGGTACACAGTTATTCATATATACACCTTCAGTAAAGTCGGCAACATCTTTCTTCGAAATCTCTTTGAGCGACTCAAATTCGGCAAGTTTTCCTTTATCAATTTCGCCTTTTTGGTATTTTTTAAATAAATCAATTATCTCCTGTTCGTCCTGTGTAAATCTTTCTTCCTTCTCCATCTGCATCCTGTTAAATACATGCAATATATCCTCCTCAACCCAATTTTTATGAGAAAATATATATTCCAAAATATGGCATTGACCGCACTTCTTGCTCAGGGTTGCTTCCATGTTTTCTTCGGAATGTATTACTGATTTTAAAAT contains:
- the polX gene encoding DNA polymerase/3'-5' exonuclease PolX, which produces MKNHEIAALFERIANVLELKGENTFRINSYRKAARVIGDLTGDIEDLARAEKLTDIPGIGEGTAEKIVEYINTGKMSKYEEVMKGVSEETVALMQIPGLGPKTVAMLNRELGIASLNDLEKALQEDKLQGLFGIGDKKIENIVKGIELFKTSQQRISIGMAYPVVKRIIEGLRHNPQIRDIQAAGSLRRMKETIGDIDILVSGTEGTEIIKSFVNMRGVTQILAAGDTKGSVRVEEGVQVDLRVVREDEFGAALQYFTGSKEHNIHLREIAKKKGLKISEYGIFKGDKKIGGQLEDDIYKILGMDWIPPELRENRGEIEAAQAGKLPKLIEISDIKGDLHNHSNWSDGIPTFEEMARHAMKMGYKYLVVSDHSKSLHVANGLKDDELLEEIEEIDKLNKKFKGFTLLKATEVDIKADGSLDFPDKILEKLDLVVASIHSGFKQGKEKITERMIAAIRNPYVNIIAHPTGRLISKREGYEVDLDKVIEACAETGTALEINCFYDRLDLNDINCRKAKETGAMISISTDAHHLDQMWMIELGVGIARRGWLEAKNVINTFPPDKLKAFCKKKRT
- the mtnP gene encoding S-methyl-5'-thioadenosine phosphorylase, producing the protein MGEQVIGIIGGSGLYNIEGIEGVKSVSIDTPFGKPSDSFTIGSLEGCQVAFLPRHGKGHTILPSELNFRANIYGMKKLGVEHIIAVSAVGSMKEEIQPLDIVIPDQFFDRTRGRISTFFGEGIVGHVSFADPVCGVLADTLFNAAKSIGVRVHKGGTYLCMEGPLFSTRAESNVYRQWGVSVIGMTNLQEAKLSREAEICYSTLAMATDYDCWHVSEEAVTLEMIIGNLNKNAETAKRILKEAIPKIDKKRTCSCATAVQNAIVTHKDLIPENTRKKLEIIFGRYLR
- the pgeF gene encoding peptidoglycan editing factor PgeF; the protein is MNSTPLFFIIIVFQYMIAKSINSLPLWFFQHLLKYGEICHFVSTKNGGLSNPPYDSLNLGFHVGDNPELVLKNRKRLASALEIPLSNFTIAQQVHGCNVKIVPKELIGSGAFHYDTAISATDAMVTGTSNICLVVLQADCVPILFFDAKKKVIGVAHAGWRGTVRMVAYNTVKILREKFNCSPQDILVGIGPSIGPCCYEIGHETIVQIEEAFHNEKGYINNRTPDGKGYFDLWEANKTQLMQMGIPRGNIEVAQMCTHCNHTLFFSYRHQNTETGRFGAGIMLKSL
- a CDS encoding P-II family nitrogen regulator, producing the protein MKKIEAIIRPERLSIVKDALEELGYPGMTVTDVKGHGAQRGITEQWRGRTFRVDLLSKVKIEMVVSDDEVEKIVQCITKESQTGSIGDGKIFISPVEDVLRIRTGERGEKAV
- a CDS encoding ammonium transporter; amino-acid sequence: MRKGAFLGISSIFALSMIMLFASNALAADVPEIDKGNNAWMLTSAALVLIMTPGLALFYGGMVRAKNMVNTMWLSFIVMCIVSVQWVLWGYSLSFAPGSWFIGGLQWCGLGAGAVGQAPSDLYATTIPHLTFMIFQCMFAIITPALMTGTFAERFKFNGWLLLVLLWTGAVYAPMAHWVWAADGWLLKLGSLDFAGGTVVHICSGASGAALMMLVGKRKGFPKEIKPPHNLPFMMLGTGLLWFGWFGFNAGSAVAADGLAASAFVVTNTSAAAAGFTWSVLEWIHHKKPTILGACSGAVAGLVAITPASGFVGPMASIAIGVGGGLICFYCVTKMKKALGYDDALDVIGVHAMGGTWGAFATGIFCSTSVNPLGVDGLIYGNVAIIGKQWIGILAAWAWSFGITTLLGWFVNATVGLRPSESEEIAGMDISQHKEIAYHYYETEST